ATGACGTCGGCGCGAACAAGACAGAGGAGATCGCCAACCTGCAGAAGTTTGAAACCACAGAGACGCTTCCGCATTCGATATATGGGTATCTGTTTCTCAAATACCTCTCCTGCCTTGGAGAGAACGCCGAGGCGGTCCTCTACCACCATATTGCCTACGCCGAACGGGGAAGCTGCCGCTCCAAATACCTGAACCTCGCCCTCAAACTGCACCTCGCGGACAGAGTCGATATCTGCGCGCTCTGTGACGCCTCCGATCGGAGTGTGGCTGAAAGTGTGGCAAATCTGGCCGGGGAGCAGTTCGACCCGGCGGACATCGAACTGTTCAAAGAGGCCGACGAAAGATTCCACATTATGGATAATATTCGCGGCGGAGGTTATGAGGAGGATATAAAAGGGTGTTACCGCGCGCTTGCCTTCCTTGAGGACGAGCTTATGGACCTTGTACAGACGCTGGTCTTCTCGATAGATTTCCGCAGCGAACAGACTGTGCTGCACACGATACAGACGGCGAACTACGCCGCGATGCTGGGCGAGGTACTGGGGCTCCGCGGGGACGACTGCAAAAAACTTTACTACGCGGGGCTGCTGCACGACATCGGCAAGATAAAGGTACCGGTGGCGATACTCGAGAAACCCGGCGGACTGACGCGCGAGGAGATGACGGAGATGCGCAGGCACGCCATCTACACCAGGCAGATCATCGAGAGTCACGTAGACGGCGAAGTGTTGGAGATCGCCGCGCGTCACCACGAAAAGCTGAACGGCTCCGGCTACCCAGACAAACTTACCGCCGCGGAGCTGACTCTGCCGCAGCGCATCATGGCGGGCGCCGATATTGCCAGTGCTCTCTACAGCCGCCGTTCCTACCGCGAAAAGATGCCGAAATCTGACGTCCTGAAAATCGTGGGCGAAATGGCGGGCAACGGCCAGTTGGACAGTATGGTCGTGTCCGTGATGACGGAAAAATACGACGAAATGATCGAAGCCGGCGCCGCCAGATCGTCAGATATCATCTGCCGCTACGAGGCGCTGAAAGCCGAATACGCGCGGCGTATAGGAACACATGAGGCCGGTTC
The window above is part of the Cloacibacillus evryensis DSM 19522 genome. Proteins encoded here:
- a CDS encoding HD domain-containing phosphohydrolase: MFVNDSAFSITKDVLSLINDKLIDHGIRTAYILKSMLTLHGGLDREEMKNILFLGIFHDVGANKTEEIANLQKFETTETLPHSIYGYLFLKYLSCLGENAEAVLYHHIAYAERGSCRSKYLNLALKLHLADRVDICALCDASDRSVAESVANLAGEQFDPADIELFKEADERFHIMDNIRGGGYEEDIKGCYRALAFLEDELMDLVQTLVFSIDFRSEQTVLHTIQTANYAAMLGEVLGLRGDDCKKLYYAGLLHDIGKIKVPVAILEKPGGLTREEMTEMRRHAIYTRQIIESHVDGEVLEIAARHHEKLNGSGYPDKLTAAELTLPQRIMAGADIASALYSRRSYREKMPKSDVLKIVGEMAGNGQLDSMVVSVMTEKYDEMIEAGAARSSDIICRYEALKAEYARRIGTHEAGSANTRVSSGFSFNRS